A single genomic interval of Flavobacterium sp. N2820 harbors:
- the tatC gene encoding twin-arginine translocase subunit TatC, translated as MAKKNIKEMSFLDHLEELRWLLVRSTIAILVCAVVAFFFSDFIFSEIIFGPKSPDFVTYQFFCELGKQFDMADTMCITEINLPIQNREMGGQFSMHMWTSITVGFILSFPFVLWEIWKFISPALYDNEKKYAISFIIVSSILFFVGVLFGYYLIAPLSVQFFASYILSPEISNAIDIDSYVSLMKTSAIASGLLFELPIIIYFLTKIGLVNPTFLRKYRKYTLVIVLIVAAIITPPDVISQVIVTIPIMILYEVSILISAIVVKNQEKEKLKA; from the coding sequence ATGGCGAAAAAAAACATAAAAGAGATGTCGTTTTTAGATCATCTCGAAGAATTACGTTGGTTATTAGTCCGAAGCACAATTGCTATTTTAGTTTGCGCCGTTGTGGCTTTTTTCTTCAGTGATTTTATTTTTAGTGAAATTATTTTTGGACCAAAAAGTCCCGATTTTGTAACCTATCAATTTTTCTGTGAATTGGGTAAACAATTTGATATGGCAGACACGATGTGTATTACCGAAATCAATCTTCCTATCCAAAACAGAGAAATGGGAGGACAATTTTCAATGCATATGTGGACGTCTATTACCGTTGGATTTATACTCTCTTTTCCTTTTGTATTGTGGGAAATTTGGAAATTCATCAGTCCTGCTTTATATGATAATGAAAAAAAATATGCCATTTCGTTCATCATTGTTTCATCAATATTATTTTTTGTAGGTGTTTTATTTGGCTATTATTTAATTGCACCTTTATCGGTTCAATTTTTTGCTAGTTATATTCTAAGTCCAGAAATCAGTAATGCTATTGATATCGACTCCTACGTTAGCTTAATGAAAACTTCAGCTATAGCAAGTGGTTTATTATTTGAATTGCCCATCATAATTTATTTCTTAACAAAAATTGGTTTAGTAAATCCAACGTTTTTAAGAAAATACCGAAAATACACTTTGGTGATTGTTTTGATAGTTGCTGCAATTATAACACCACCCGATGTGATTAGCCAGGTAATTGTAACCATTCCTATTATGATTTTATATGAAGTCAGCATTTTAATCAGTGCAATTGTGGTTAAAAATCAAGAAAAAGAAAAATTAAAAGCATAA
- a CDS encoding CDP-alcohol phosphatidyltransferase family protein, whose product MQIKKHIPNTITLLNLASGLLAIIAIFKGYYDEAFIFVSLGIFFDFWDGFFARKFNVSGELGLQLDSLADVVTSGVVPGLMLFKLFQDIQEDDTSKYFLTEEFYYMGFVPYLGFIVTLASAYRLAKFNIDTRQTDSFIGLPTPANALLIMSIPMIQYAGTHEWLVDALYNPFVLLGIAILSAYMLNAEIPLFSLKMKDFSWEKNKLQVLFLVLSVVLLFVLGFTALPIIILLYVALSVINNTVLAKK is encoded by the coding sequence ATGCAAATTAAAAAACACATTCCAAACACCATTACTTTATTAAACCTTGCAAGTGGCTTATTAGCAATTATTGCTATTTTTAAAGGGTATTATGATGAAGCTTTTATCTTTGTTAGCTTAGGTATCTTTTTTGATTTTTGGGACGGTTTTTTTGCTAGAAAGTTTAACGTTTCAGGCGAATTAGGTTTGCAATTGGATTCTCTTGCCGATGTGGTTACTAGTGGTGTTGTGCCAGGATTAATGCTTTTTAAATTGTTCCAAGATATTCAAGAAGATGATACGTCTAAATATTTTTTGACAGAAGAGTTTTACTACATGGGATTTGTGCCTTATTTGGGCTTCATAGTCACGCTAGCTTCTGCTTATCGTTTAGCAAAATTTAATATAGACACGCGTCAAACAGATTCTTTTATTGGGTTACCTACACCTGCAAATGCATTATTGATTATGAGTATTCCGATGATTCAATATGCGGGAACACATGAATGGTTGGTTGATGCTTTGTACAATCCGTTTGTTTTACTTGGAATCGCTATATTAAGTGCTTATATGTTGAATGCAGAAATTCCTTTATTTTCATTAAAAATGAAAGATTTTAGTTGGGAAAAAAATAAGCTACAAGTGCTCTTTTTAGTATTATCGGTTGTTTTATTGTTTGTATTAGGATTTACAGCTTTGCCTATAATAATTTTACTTTATGTTGCGTTATCGGTTATAAACAATACTGTTTTGGCTAAAAAATAA
- a CDS encoding glycoside hydrolase family 25 protein, which translates to MAQPIRRKRTVKKSKPRFFGKWFLVVFSFFLILIIAISIYKFRDGFLYYLGFKTDKYANELSADERKLADIRIYEVLHKHDNKAIGFDVSEYQSEIDWEQTYHIDEAFELSFVFIRSTAGKDKIDSKFKENWKAAKERQLIRGAYHYYRPNENSIEQAENFIKTVRLQKGDLPPVLDIEKLPKSQSIDSLKVGLRRWLNKVEKHYKVKPIIYSGESYYTDFLKEEFSEYPLWIANYNFWRNDLESDWQFWQFTEKAQIEGIKGMVDVNIFNGDKNKLLLKCIR; encoded by the coding sequence ATGGCACAACCAATTCGAAGAAAAAGAACTGTTAAGAAAAGTAAACCCCGTTTTTTTGGAAAGTGGTTTTTGGTTGTTTTTTCTTTTTTTCTGATACTAATTATTGCGATTAGTATTTATAAATTTCGAGATGGATTTCTGTATTATTTAGGTTTTAAAACCGATAAATATGCCAACGAATTATCTGCCGATGAACGAAAATTAGCCGATATCAGAATCTACGAAGTACTTCATAAACACGATAATAAAGCCATTGGTTTTGATGTTTCAGAATATCAAAGCGAAATCGATTGGGAGCAAACCTACCATATTGATGAAGCGTTTGAACTATCGTTTGTTTTTATTCGTTCCACCGCTGGAAAAGATAAAATTGATTCCAAATTTAAAGAGAATTGGAAAGCTGCAAAAGAGCGTCAATTGATTCGAGGTGCTTATCATTATTATCGTCCCAACGAAAATTCGATTGAACAAGCCGAAAATTTTATCAAAACCGTAAGATTGCAAAAAGGTGATTTGCCTCCTGTTCTAGACATTGAAAAATTACCCAAATCACAATCGATTGATAGCTTAAAAGTTGGTTTACGACGTTGGTTAAATAAAGTTGAAAAGCATTACAAAGTAAAACCCATCATTTATTCGGGAGAAAGTTATTATACCGATTTCTTAAAAGAAGAATTTTCAGAATATCCACTTTGGATTGCCAATTATAATTTTTGGCGAAATGATTTAGAATCTGATTGGCAGTTTTGGCAATTCACCGAAAAAGCTCAGATCGAAGGAATTAAAGGAATGGTGGATGTCAATATTTTTAATGGCGATAAGAATAAATTGCTGTTGAAGTGTATTCGATGA
- a CDS encoding KpsF/GutQ family sugar-phosphate isomerase: MSTIETILATAKKTLLSESKSIENLVNYLDDDFAKSVTEIYNTKGRLVVTGIGKSALIAQKIVATLNSTGTPSMFLHAAEAVHGDLGMVQPEDIVICISKSGNSPEIKVLAPLLKRFGNTLIGMTADKNSFLGKESHYILHAYVESEACPNNLAPTNSTTAQLVLGDALAVCLMELRNFKSDDFAVYHPGGALGKKLLLRVKDMLDTTHKPMVTPDASIKKVIMEISEKRLGVTAVIENNQVIGIVTDGDIRRMLNNRDTFADVTAQDIMTKNPKNINSSILVSEALDILENNSITQLVVIDNNEYKGILHLHDILKEGIV; the protein is encoded by the coding sequence TTGAGCACAATTGAAACCATTTTAGCAACCGCAAAAAAAACACTTTTATCTGAAAGTAAAAGCATTGAAAACCTAGTAAATTACTTGGACGATGACTTTGCAAAAAGTGTTACCGAAATATACAATACCAAAGGAAGATTGGTGGTAACCGGAATTGGAAAAAGCGCATTAATCGCTCAAAAGATTGTTGCCACTTTAAATTCAACTGGAACACCTTCTATGTTTTTACATGCTGCTGAGGCTGTTCATGGCGATTTAGGAATGGTACAACCCGAAGATATTGTAATTTGTATATCAAAAAGTGGAAACAGTCCAGAAATAAAAGTACTAGCACCATTACTAAAACGTTTTGGCAATACTTTAATTGGAATGACAGCGGACAAAAACTCTTTCTTAGGAAAAGAATCCCATTATATTTTGCATGCTTATGTTGAAAGTGAAGCTTGTCCTAATAACTTAGCACCTACAAATAGTACAACAGCTCAATTGGTACTTGGAGATGCTTTAGCAGTTTGTTTAATGGAATTGCGTAATTTTAAAAGTGATGATTTTGCAGTGTATCATCCAGGTGGTGCTTTAGGTAAAAAATTATTACTTCGTGTAAAAGATATGTTAGATACTACACACAAACCAATGGTAACTCCAGATGCTTCCATCAAAAAAGTAATTATGGAGATTTCTGAAAAACGTTTAGGAGTAACTGCAGTAATCGAAAATAATCAAGTAATTGGTATTGTAACCGATGGAGATATTCGTAGAATGCTGAACAACCGAGATACTTTTGCCGATGTAACAGCACAAGATATTATGACGAAAAATCCAAAAAACATCAACTCGAGTATTTTGGTTTCGGAAGCATTGGATATTTTAGAAAACAACTCCATTACCCAATTAGTTGTAATTGATAATAATGAATACAAAGGAATTTTACATTTACACGACATTTTAAAAGAAGGCATCGTATAA
- a CDS encoding AraC family transcriptional regulator, translating into MYKKDISMDHPVYEIKNFDRNILNSLYVNSLKKHLFKHHFIETMHRHNFYLLVLFTSGNGEHVIDFDKFTICSGSLFFMQPGQIHSWKLSQDVEGYIVFCSKEIFNLYFKTKKIEEYSYFQSFKNSPELLLSNQQMNQIIPYFELLIQEYDLNLMYKNDKMLNLLDTIFIEITRLYSAVNTINQPVYNYKLKQFETELEAYFKTEKSPSFYAGKLAITLKHLNRITKSILNKTVTELITQRLLLESKRLMVERNLNTSQISYALGFSSPSYFMKLFKKHTGETTKDFINRLKN; encoded by the coding sequence ATGTACAAAAAAGACATTAGCATGGATCATCCTGTATACGAAATTAAAAATTTTGATCGAAATATTTTAAATAGTCTATATGTAAACTCATTAAAAAAACATTTGTTTAAGCACCATTTTATAGAAACGATGCACCGTCATAATTTTTATTTATTGGTTTTGTTTACAAGTGGAAATGGCGAGCATGTTATTGATTTTGATAAATTTACAATTTGTTCAGGGAGTTTGTTTTTTATGCAACCAGGGCAAATTCATTCATGGAAACTTTCTCAAGATGTTGAAGGATACATTGTTTTTTGTTCGAAAGAGATTTTTAATCTGTATTTTAAGACTAAAAAGATAGAAGAATATTCTTATTTTCAATCGTTTAAAAATAGCCCAGAATTACTTCTTTCCAATCAACAAATGAATCAAATTATACCTTATTTTGAGTTACTGATTCAAGAATATGATTTGAATTTAATGTATAAAAACGATAAAATGCTCAATCTTTTGGATACTATTTTTATCGAAATCACTAGATTATATTCGGCTGTTAATACAATTAATCAACCTGTTTATAATTACAAATTGAAACAGTTTGAAACAGAATTAGAAGCTTATTTCAAAACAGAAAAATCACCTTCGTTTTATGCGGGTAAATTGGCGATTACCTTAAAACACTTAAATAGAATTACAAAATCTATTTTAAATAAAACGGTAACAGAATTGATTACACAGCGATTGTTATTAGAAAGTAAGCGCTTAATGGTTGAACGAAACCTGAACACTAGTCAAATTTCTTATGCTTTAGGGTTTTCAAGTCCAAGCTACTTCATGAAATTATTTAAAAAACACACTGGAGAAACCACAAAAGATTTTATTAATAGACTTAAAAACTAA
- the lptB gene encoding LPS export ABC transporter ATP-binding protein translates to MKLRAENLVKTYKKRSVVKGISVEVNQGEIVGLLGPNGAGKTTSFYMIVGLVKPNSGNIYLDDMDITNYPMYKRAQNGIGYLAQEASVFRKLSIEDNILSVLQLTTLSKEAQEAKMEELIAEFALEHIRTNRGDLLSGGERRRTEIARALATDPKFILLDEPFAGVDPVAVEDIQRIVAQLKNKNIGILITDHNVQETLAITDKTYLMFEGGILKAGKPEELVADEMVRRVYLGQNFELRKTKIDFEAPKTTIIHGKGELNSNKE, encoded by the coding sequence ATGAAATTAAGAGCAGAAAATTTAGTTAAAACCTATAAAAAAAGAAGTGTAGTAAAAGGAATTTCCGTTGAAGTAAATCAAGGGGAAATCGTAGGTTTATTAGGTCCAAATGGTGCCGGAAAAACCACTTCGTTCTACATGATTGTAGGTTTAGTAAAACCAAATAGCGGCAATATTTATCTGGATGATATGGACATCACCAATTATCCAATGTATAAACGTGCACAAAACGGAATTGGTTATTTGGCGCAAGAAGCTTCTGTTTTTAGAAAACTAAGTATCGAAGATAACATATTGAGCGTACTACAATTAACTACCCTTTCAAAAGAAGCACAAGAAGCTAAAATGGAAGAATTAATTGCTGAGTTTGCTTTAGAACATATTCGTACCAATCGTGGAGATTTACTTTCAGGTGGAGAACGTCGTCGTACCGAAATTGCACGTGCTTTAGCAACTGATCCAAAATTCATTCTTTTGGACGAACCTTTTGCAGGCGTTGACCCTGTAGCAGTAGAAGATATTCAACGAATTGTAGCGCAATTAAAAAATAAAAACATCGGAATTTTAATTACAGACCACAACGTACAAGAAACATTAGCAATTACCGATAAAACCTACTTAATGTTTGAAGGTGGTATTCTAAAAGCCGGAAAACCAGAAGAATTAGTAGCAGACGAAATGGTAAGACGTGTTTATCTTGGACAAAACTTCGAATTGCGTAAAACTAAAATTGACTTCGAAGCACCTAAAACAACTATCATTCACGGAAAAGGAGAATTAAACTCAAACAAAGAGTAG
- a CDS encoding carboxymuconolactone decarboxylase family protein yields MSDLVKEFNDYRSKMNEKLLADNNKVIKRIFNVDTNAYMEGALDVKTKELLGLVASAVLRCDDCIKYHLETAYKNGVTKEEMMESMGIATLVGGTIVIPHLRRAYEFWEALEESVQ; encoded by the coding sequence ATGTCAGATTTAGTAAAAGAATTCAATGATTACCGTTCAAAAATGAACGAAAAATTATTAGCCGATAACAACAAAGTCATCAAAAGAATTTTCAATGTAGATACAAATGCTTACATGGAAGGTGCTTTAGATGTAAAAACTAAAGAACTTCTAGGATTAGTAGCTTCTGCTGTATTGCGTTGTGACGATTGCATTAAATATCATTTAGAAACCGCTTACAAAAATGGCGTTACAAAAGAAGAAATGATGGAAAGTATGGGAATTGCTACTTTAGTGGGCGGAACCATTGTAATACCTCATTTAAGACGAGCATACGAATTTTGGGAAGCACTTGAAGAAAGTGTTCAGTAA
- a CDS encoding DUF983 domain-containing protein, which produces MKNTLINIFKNNCPNCEKGKVFKNGLINFGFGFPMMNEYCRNCNTKFEKEPGYFFGAMFVNYGLGCAEALATYFIVAPFFDETFDLRIFPIIGLVILSLAIVNLKLSRLIWIYIFKNYSV; this is translated from the coding sequence ATGAAAAACACACTAATAAACATTTTTAAAAATAATTGCCCAAATTGCGAAAAAGGAAAAGTTTTTAAAAATGGATTAATTAATTTTGGTTTTGGGTTCCCAATGATGAATGAATATTGTCGAAATTGTAATACAAAATTCGAAAAAGAACCTGGTTATTTTTTTGGTGCTATGTTTGTAAACTATGGCCTTGGTTGTGCTGAAGCTTTAGCTACTTACTTTATTGTTGCCCCTTTTTTTGATGAAACTTTTGACTTACGCATTTTTCCAATTATTGGCTTAGTTATCCTTAGTCTTGCCATCGTAAATCTCAAACTTTCACGATTAATTTGGATTTATATATTTAAGAATTATTCGGTGTAG
- the recQ gene encoding DNA helicase RecQ, protein MNPHEIDLHKELKKYFGFNQFKGLQEQVVKSIITGNNTFVIMPTGGGKSLCYQLPALVLEGTAIVVSPLIALMKNQVDAIRSLSSEYGIAHVLNSSLNKTEVNQVKKDITSGITKLLYVAPESLTKEEYIHFLQSVKVSFVAIDEAHCISEWGHDFRPEYRNLRNIVRQLGDVPMIGLTATATPKVQEDILKNLDMPNANTFKASFNRPNLYYEVRTKTKNIESDIIRFIKQHKGKSGVIYCLSRKKVEEIAQVLQVNGISAVPYHAGLDAKTRAKHQDMFLMEDVEVVVATIAFGMGIDKPDVRFVIHHDIPKSLESYYQETGRAGRDGGEGHCLAYYSYKDIEKLEKFLSGKPVAEQEIGFALLQEVVAYAETSMSRRKFLLHYFGEEFDDVTGDGADMDDNVRNPKSKVEAQDQVVTLLKVVRDTKQLFKSKEVIFALVGKINAVIKAQKIDTHPYFGSGSKFDEKYWMALIRQVLVDGLLSKDIETYGVLKLAPKGEAFIKKPTSFMMSEDHEYNEEEDEAIVTAAKSTGVADEALMGMLRDLRKKVAKKLGIPPFVVFQDPSLEDMALKYPITIDELSNVHGVGEGKAKKYGKEFVDLIARYVEDNDIIRPDDLVVKSTGANSGLKLYIIQNVDRKLALDDISKAKGLSMDDLLKEMEQIVYSGTKLNISYWIDEILDEDQQEEIHEYFMDSESDNIKDALKEFDGDYDIEELRLMRIKFISEVAN, encoded by the coding sequence ATGAATCCACACGAAATTGATTTACATAAAGAATTAAAGAAATATTTTGGTTTTAACCAATTCAAAGGTCTTCAAGAACAAGTAGTTAAGAGTATCATCACAGGCAATAATACCTTTGTGATTATGCCTACTGGTGGCGGAAAATCATTGTGTTATCAATTGCCAGCGTTGGTATTAGAAGGAACTGCAATCGTAGTTTCGCCGCTTATTGCTTTAATGAAAAACCAAGTTGATGCCATTCGAAGCTTAAGTTCGGAGTATGGTATTGCTCATGTATTGAACTCTTCTTTAAATAAAACCGAAGTAAATCAAGTTAAAAAAGACATCACTTCGGGTATTACAAAACTGTTATATGTAGCACCGGAATCGCTTACAAAAGAAGAATATATTCATTTCTTACAATCGGTAAAGGTTTCTTTTGTAGCTATTGACGAGGCACATTGTATTTCTGAATGGGGACATGATTTTAGACCCGAATATAGAAATTTAAGAAATATTGTGCGTCAGTTAGGCGACGTTCCTATGATTGGATTAACAGCAACGGCAACGCCAAAAGTGCAAGAAGATATCTTGAAAAACTTGGATATGCCAAATGCAAATACATTCAAGGCTTCATTTAATCGTCCTAATTTATATTACGAAGTACGTACAAAAACTAAAAATATAGAATCGGATATTATTCGATTTATCAAACAACATAAAGGAAAATCAGGTGTTATTTATTGTTTAAGTCGTAAAAAAGTGGAAGAAATTGCACAAGTTTTACAAGTAAACGGAATTAGCGCTGTGCCTTATCATGCGGGATTAGATGCAAAAACGCGTGCCAAACACCAAGACATGTTTCTAATGGAAGATGTGGAAGTTGTTGTAGCAACTATTGCTTTCGGTATGGGAATTGATAAACCCGATGTGCGTTTTGTAATTCACCATGATATTCCAAAGTCATTAGAAAGTTATTATCAAGAAACGGGTCGTGCTGGTCGTGATGGGGGAGAAGGTCATTGTTTAGCGTATTATTCATATAAAGACATTGAAAAGTTAGAAAAATTTCTTTCTGGAAAACCAGTTGCTGAGCAAGAAATTGGATTTGCGTTGTTGCAAGAAGTTGTTGCTTATGCTGAAACTTCAATGTCACGTCGTAAATTTCTATTGCACTATTTTGGTGAAGAATTTGATGATGTTACAGGTGATGGAGCTGATATGGATGACAATGTTCGTAACCCAAAATCTAAAGTAGAAGCCCAAGATCAAGTGGTTACTTTGTTGAAAGTGGTGCGAGATACAAAGCAATTATTCAAATCTAAAGAAGTGATTTTTGCTTTAGTGGGCAAAATCAATGCGGTGATAAAAGCTCAGAAAATAGATACACATCCTTATTTTGGCAGTGGCTCAAAATTTGATGAAAAATATTGGATGGCATTAATTCGTCAAGTATTAGTAGATGGGTTATTGTCAAAAGATATCGAAACCTATGGAGTTTTAAAATTAGCGCCAAAAGGTGAGGCATTTATTAAAAAACCAACTTCGTTTATGATGTCGGAAGACCATGAATACAATGAAGAAGAAGATGAAGCTATTGTAACGGCTGCAAAATCTACAGGTGTTGCTGATGAGGCTTTGATGGGAATGTTGCGTGATTTGCGTAAAAAAGTAGCCAAAAAACTTGGAATTCCACCGTTTGTAGTGTTTCAAGATCCTTCGTTGGAAGATATGGCTTTGAAATATCCAATTACAATTGATGAATTAAGCAATGTGCATGGAGTAGGTGAAGGAAAAGCTAAAAAATACGGAAAAGAGTTTGTTGATCTAATTGCGCGCTACGTAGAAGATAACGATATTATTCGTCCTGATGATTTGGTGGTTAAATCTACTGGAGCAAATTCGGGATTAAAATTATATATCATCCAAAATGTTGACCGAAAATTAGCCTTAGATGATATTTCGAAAGCAAAAGGGTTATCCATGGACGATTTGTTAAAAGAAATGGAACAAATTGTGTATTCGGGAACTAAATTAAACATTAGTTATTGGATTGACGAAATTTTAGACGAAGACCAACAAGAGGAAATTCATGAGTATTTCATGGATTCAGAATCGGATAATATTAAAGATGCACTAAAAGAATTTGATGGCGATTACGATATTGAAGAACTTCGTTTGATGCGAATTAAATTTATTAGTGAAGTGGCAAATTAA